The proteins below are encoded in one region of Salmo salar chromosome ssa02, Ssal_v3.1, whole genome shotgun sequence:
- the LOC106590333 gene encoding RING finger protein 11, whose product MGNCLSSQGADDLSLLNESQEASVPGEPPPPYQERVQAPVYHPTPSQTCLASQLTEEEQVRIAQRIGLIHHLPRGIFDPGSEPSDKKVKECAICMNDFEYGDPIRFLPCLHIYHVDCIDTWLMRSFTCPSCMEPVDAALLSSYETN is encoded by the exons ATGGGGAACTGTTTGTCTTCGCAAGGCGCCGACGACTTGTCTCTCCTCAACGAGTCCCAGGAAGCCAGTGTTCCAGGGGAGCCTCCACCGCCTTACCAG GAGCGTGTCCAGGCGCCAGTGTACCACCCCACCCCGAGTCAGACGTGCCTGGCCAGCCAGCTGACAGAGGAGGAGCAGGTCCGTATCGCCCAGCGGATTGGCCTCATCCATCACCTCCCCAGAGGCATCTTCGACCCCGGCTCTGAGCCCTCTGACAAGAAAGTCAAAGA GTGTGCGATCTGCATGAATGACTTTGAGTACGGCGACCCCATCCGGTTCCTTCCCTGCCTGCACATCTACCACGTGGACTGCATCGACACCTGGCTGATGAGGTCCTTCACCTGTCCTTCCTGTATGGAGCCTGTGGATGCCGCCCTGCT